The following proteins are co-located in the Silene latifolia isolate original U9 population chromosome 1, ASM4854445v1, whole genome shotgun sequence genome:
- the LOC141587524 gene encoding nuclear transport factor 2-like isoform X2, producing the protein MDAHAYETMCHYFTNHYYHVLCETPEISHRFYGDSSTVTHIDADHTETVSTRQDIRELLIFLSVTEVGLSELTVQISWNGGILIIVTGNMESRNFIGKRKFSQTFFLAPLGIFFYILNDILQIQDQVPELLDIMVDEQPAISVSSYELEETREDDSPIDKYSLPDDQQHQDLQFQPVVEEASVEQSSPLQTVVEEASVEQSSPLQTVVEEVSVEQSSPLQTVVEEASVEQSSPLQTVVNHLEDPIHWPALPPASARADELAVKPASESAAEPARLSYASILQATKRQCSPSFVPRQPSVRQSKPASDLQLKIQGNEQQLNSSTSSVLVPKKAVTGEDDILVKVELTSVLVGNLPPHVTNADLEKEFKNFGKIKRNGVSIRSKTETGVCYAFVEFEDKSGLHNAIKASTIKFLGNQVYIEERIVSSSTAVPVQEVELYKEAEADTQAKEMPLTGTSTIMLRGSGFQQRPYQ; encoded by the exons ATGGATGCTCATGCTTACGAG ACGATGTGTCACTACTTTACCAATCACTATTATCACGTGCTTTGTGAGACGCCTGAGATTTCTCATCGGTTTTACGGTGATTCAAGCACCGTCACTCATATAGATGCTGATCATACCGAAACTGTTTCCACCAGGCAG GATATCCGAGAGCTGCTTATTTTTCTTAGTGTTACTGAAGTTGGACTGTCAGAACTTACTGTGCAAATTTCTTGGAATGGTGGAATTTTGATTATTGTGACTGGCAACATGGAGTCCCGGAACTTCATTGGGAAAAGAAAATTCTCGCAGACCTTCTTCTTAGCCCCCTTGGGTATCTTTTTTTACATATTAAATGATATTCTTCAAATTCAAGATCAAGTTCCTGAATTACTAGACATCATGGTTGATGAGCAACCAG CCATCTCAGTTTCAAGTTACGAGTTGGAGGAGACAAGGGAAGATGATAGTCCCATTGACAAGTATAGCCTTCCTGATGACCAGCAACATCAAGATCTTCAGTTTCAGCCTGTTGTCGAAGAAGCGTCTGTAGAACAGTCATCTCCCCTTCAGACTGTTGTCGAAGAAGCGTCTGTAGAACAGTCATCTCCCCTTCAGACTGTTGTCGAAGAAGTGTCTGTAGAACAGTCATCTCCCCTTCAGACTGTTGTCGAAGAAGCGTCTGTAGAACAGTCATCTCCCCTTCAGACTGTTGTCAATCACCTTGAAGACCCTATACATTGGCCAGCACTTCCTCCAGCCAGTGCTCGTGCTGATGAGCTTGCTGTTAAACCTGCCTCTGAATCTGCTGCAGAACCTGCAAGATTATCATATGCTTCCATT TTGCAAGCAACGAAGAGACAATGTTCTCCATCATTTGTTCCTCGTCAACCTTCCGTAAGACAGAGCAAGCCTGCATCCGATCTACAGCTGAAGATACAAGGAAATGAACAACAATTAAATTCTTCGACATCATCAGTACTTGTACCTAAGAAAGCTGTCACTGGCGAAGATGACATTTTAGTCAAAGTCG AGCTGACATCAGTGCTCGTGGGGAACTTACCGCCACATGTTACAAATGCTGATCTTGAGAAGGAATTCAAGAATTTCGGTAAAATTAAACGTAATGGAGTGAGCATCAGGAGTAAAACT GAAACTGGTGTTTGCTATGCATTCGTTGAGTTCGAAGATAAGTCTGGTCTTCATAACGCAATTAAG GCTTCAACTATAAAATTCCTGGGCAATCAAGTATATATCGAGGAGAGGATAGTAAGCAGCAGTACGGCAGTACCAGTACAAGAGGTGGAG TTGTACAAGGAGGCAGAGGCAGATACGCAGGCCAAGGAAATGCCCTTGACAGGAACAAGTACAATAATGTTGAGAGGTAGCGGTTTCCAGCAGCGTCCCTACCAATAA
- the LOC141587524 gene encoding nuclear transport factor 2-like isoform X1 produces MDAHAYETMCHYFTNHYYHVLCETPEISHRFYGDSSTVTHIDADHTETVSTRQDIRELLIFLSVTEVGLSELTVQISWNGGILIIVTGNMESRNFIGKRKFSQTFFLAPLGIFFYILNDILQIQDQVPELLDIMVDEQPAISVSSYELEETREDDSPIDKYSLPDDQQHQDLQFQPVVEEASVEQSSPLQTVVEEASVEQSSPLQTVVEEVSVEQSSPLQTVVEEASVEQSSPLQTVVNHLEDPIHWPALPPASARADELAVKPASESAAEPARLSYASILQATKRQCSPSFVPRQPSVRQSKPASDLQLKIQGNEQQLNSSTSSVLVPKKAVTGEDDILVKVVELTSVLVGNLPPHVTNADLEKEFKNFGKIKRNGVSIRSKTETGVCYAFVEFEDKSGLHNAIKASTIKFLGNQVYIEERIVSSSTAVPVQEVELYKEAEADTQAKEMPLTGTSTIMLRGSGFQQRPYQ; encoded by the exons ATGGATGCTCATGCTTACGAG ACGATGTGTCACTACTTTACCAATCACTATTATCACGTGCTTTGTGAGACGCCTGAGATTTCTCATCGGTTTTACGGTGATTCAAGCACCGTCACTCATATAGATGCTGATCATACCGAAACTGTTTCCACCAGGCAG GATATCCGAGAGCTGCTTATTTTTCTTAGTGTTACTGAAGTTGGACTGTCAGAACTTACTGTGCAAATTTCTTGGAATGGTGGAATTTTGATTATTGTGACTGGCAACATGGAGTCCCGGAACTTCATTGGGAAAAGAAAATTCTCGCAGACCTTCTTCTTAGCCCCCTTGGGTATCTTTTTTTACATATTAAATGATATTCTTCAAATTCAAGATCAAGTTCCTGAATTACTAGACATCATGGTTGATGAGCAACCAG CCATCTCAGTTTCAAGTTACGAGTTGGAGGAGACAAGGGAAGATGATAGTCCCATTGACAAGTATAGCCTTCCTGATGACCAGCAACATCAAGATCTTCAGTTTCAGCCTGTTGTCGAAGAAGCGTCTGTAGAACAGTCATCTCCCCTTCAGACTGTTGTCGAAGAAGCGTCTGTAGAACAGTCATCTCCCCTTCAGACTGTTGTCGAAGAAGTGTCTGTAGAACAGTCATCTCCCCTTCAGACTGTTGTCGAAGAAGCGTCTGTAGAACAGTCATCTCCCCTTCAGACTGTTGTCAATCACCTTGAAGACCCTATACATTGGCCAGCACTTCCTCCAGCCAGTGCTCGTGCTGATGAGCTTGCTGTTAAACCTGCCTCTGAATCTGCTGCAGAACCTGCAAGATTATCATATGCTTCCATT TTGCAAGCAACGAAGAGACAATGTTCTCCATCATTTGTTCCTCGTCAACCTTCCGTAAGACAGAGCAAGCCTGCATCCGATCTACAGCTGAAGATACAAGGAAATGAACAACAATTAAATTCTTCGACATCATCAGTACTTGTACCTAAGAAAGCTGTCACTGGCGAAGATGACATTTTAGTCAAAGTCG TAGAGCTGACATCAGTGCTCGTGGGGAACTTACCGCCACATGTTACAAATGCTGATCTTGAGAAGGAATTCAAGAATTTCGGTAAAATTAAACGTAATGGAGTGAGCATCAGGAGTAAAACT GAAACTGGTGTTTGCTATGCATTCGTTGAGTTCGAAGATAAGTCTGGTCTTCATAACGCAATTAAG GCTTCAACTATAAAATTCCTGGGCAATCAAGTATATATCGAGGAGAGGATAGTAAGCAGCAGTACGGCAGTACCAGTACAAGAGGTGGAG TTGTACAAGGAGGCAGAGGCAGATACGCAGGCCAAGGAAATGCCCTTGACAGGAACAAGTACAATAATGTTGAGAGGTAGCGGTTTCCAGCAGCGTCCCTACCAATAA